One uncultured Hyphomonas sp. genomic region harbors:
- the tyrS gene encoding tyrosine--tRNA ligase — MSEYKSEFLKTLQTRGFIKQVTHEAELDAYCQAGVPIAYIGFDATADSLHVGSLLQIMMLRHLQKAGGKPIVLMGGGTTKVGDPTDKEKSRPLLTNEQIEANIAGIKKAFEPFLTFGDGPTDAIMVNNDDWLSKLGYIELLREVGVHFTINTMVKQDTVARRLANEQPYTFLEFNYLLMQSYDFLELFQRQNCRIQLGGSDQWGNIVGGVDLVHKAAGGDVFGITAHLITTASGGKMGKTADGAVWLNADRKSPYEYWQFWRNTEDADVGRFLRLFTELPLDEIEALEKLDGAEINKAKIALANAATTMLHGEAAAKESEAAASAVFAGGGTAAALPTVEIPSAELFSDYLVAAAFTAAGLTESNGEARRLIKQGAAKVNDQQVKDQNATLTETDVVDGSIKLSAGKKRHALVKPV, encoded by the coding sequence ATGAGCGAATACAAGTCGGAATTCCTGAAGACGCTGCAGACGCGCGGCTTCATCAAGCAGGTCACCCATGAGGCCGAGCTTGACGCCTATTGCCAGGCGGGTGTCCCGATTGCGTATATCGGCTTCGACGCGACGGCGGACAGCCTGCACGTCGGATCGCTCCTTCAGATCATGATGCTTCGGCACCTCCAGAAAGCTGGCGGCAAGCCGATCGTGCTGATGGGCGGCGGCACCACGAAAGTGGGCGACCCGACCGACAAGGAAAAGTCCCGCCCCCTGCTGACCAATGAGCAGATCGAGGCGAACATCGCCGGCATCAAGAAGGCGTTTGAACCGTTCCTGACCTTCGGCGACGGCCCGACCGACGCCATCATGGTCAATAATGACGACTGGCTGAGCAAGCTCGGCTACATCGAATTGCTGCGCGAAGTGGGCGTGCATTTCACGATCAATACGATGGTGAAGCAGGATACGGTCGCCCGGCGCCTGGCCAATGAGCAGCCCTACACTTTCCTCGAATTCAACTACCTGCTGATGCAGTCCTACGACTTCCTCGAACTGTTCCAGCGGCAGAATTGCCGTATCCAGCTCGGCGGATCTGACCAGTGGGGCAATATCGTCGGCGGGGTGGACCTGGTGCACAAGGCCGCTGGCGGCGACGTGTTCGGCATCACCGCGCACCTCATCACCACCGCTTCCGGCGGCAAAATGGGCAAGACGGCCGATGGCGCGGTCTGGCTGAACGCGGACCGCAAGAGCCCCTACGAATACTGGCAGTTCTGGCGCAACACAGAAGATGCCGATGTTGGCCGCTTCCTGCGCCTCTTCACCGAATTGCCGCTGGACGAGATCGAAGCGCTTGAGAAACTCGACGGCGCCGAGATCAACAAGGCCAAGATCGCGCTCGCCAACGCGGCGACGACGATGCTGCACGGAGAAGCAGCGGCGAAGGAATCCGAGGCAGCAGCGTCTGCCGTGTTCGCAGGCGGCGGGACAGCCGCGGCCCTGCCGACCGTCGAAATTCCGTCTGCGGAGCTCTTCAGCGATTATCTGGTCGCTGCTGCCTTTACGGCTGCAGGCCTGACCGAAAGTAATGGCGAAGCGCGCCGCCTGATCAAGCAGGGCGCCGCGAAGGTCAATGACCAGCAGGTCAAGGACCAGAACGCGACACTGACGGAAACGGATGTGGTCGACGGCAGCATCAAACTGTCGGCGGGCAAGAAACGCCACGCACTGGTGAAGCCCGTCTGA
- a CDS encoding anhydro-N-acetylmuramic acid kinase: MAGFMSGTSLDAVDAALILTDGEQVFEFGATAERKYSPEERQILQAATDAARAWNWSGPQPVEAFEVARAIVTQTHAETLQQLLSGWSGPGPVLAGVHGQTVLHRRPVPGKPGATLQLIDAPAMREALGVPLASDFRSADVAAGGQGAPLAPAYHSALMQRLGDGAACVLNLGGVANITAKLADGTLVAFDTGPANGPIDEWVESHGHGTHDFGGTLAKAGAADEALLAQLLQHDWFSEAPPKSLDRYDFSAAMVTGMSVEDGAATLTEFSARAVAAGVAQLPDVPSRVIACGGGRHNPALMAALARALHCPVLSAEDAGWRGDSIEAEAFAYLAARTVRGLPISWPGTTGVPEPMTGGILLD, translated from the coding sequence GTGGCTGGCTTCATGTCTGGCACCTCCCTGGACGCTGTGGATGCCGCCCTGATCCTGACCGACGGCGAGCAGGTGTTCGAATTCGGCGCCACGGCAGAGCGCAAATATTCGCCGGAAGAGCGCCAGATCCTTCAAGCCGCAACGGACGCTGCGCGAGCGTGGAACTGGTCGGGGCCGCAGCCGGTAGAGGCGTTTGAGGTGGCAAGGGCGATCGTCACGCAGACGCATGCGGAAACGCTTCAGCAATTGCTTTCAGGCTGGTCCGGTCCCGGGCCGGTCCTGGCGGGTGTGCATGGCCAGACCGTGCTGCACCGGCGCCCTGTGCCGGGAAAGCCTGGCGCAACGCTCCAGCTGATTGACGCCCCGGCCATGCGGGAGGCGCTGGGCGTTCCGCTGGCCAGTGATTTCCGGTCGGCAGATGTTGCTGCGGGTGGGCAGGGCGCGCCGCTTGCGCCCGCTTATCATTCGGCGCTGATGCAGCGGCTCGGAGACGGCGCAGCCTGTGTGCTGAACCTCGGCGGCGTTGCCAACATCACCGCAAAACTGGCGGATGGGACGCTGGTGGCCTTCGACACAGGACCAGCCAATGGCCCCATCGATGAATGGGTGGAGAGCCACGGCCACGGTACGCACGATTTCGGCGGGACCCTCGCAAAAGCGGGCGCGGCGGATGAGGCGCTGCTGGCGCAGTTGCTGCAGCATGACTGGTTCAGTGAGGCGCCGCCCAAATCACTGGATCGCTATGATTTCTCGGCCGCCATGGTCACGGGCATGTCTGTGGAAGATGGCGCCGCAACGCTCACGGAGTTCTCGGCCCGGGCTGTAGCGGCGGGTGTAGCGCAGCTGCCGGACGTGCCATCACGCGTCATTGCCTGCGGCGGCGGACGGCACAATCCTGCACTGATGGCCGCGCTGGCGCGGGCCCTGCATTGTCCGGTGTTGAGCGCGGAAGATGCAGGCTGGCGCGGAGACAGCATCGAAGCCGAAGCTTTTGCCTATCTCGCCGCGCGCACGGTCCGTGGCCTGCCCATCAGCTGGCCCGGCACGACAGGCGTGCCGGAACCAATGACGGGTGGAATACTGCTGGACTAG
- a CDS encoding alpha/beta hydrolase has protein sequence MAELIIPGPQGRIEARYTEPPYDGAPIALILHPHPKAGGTMQDPISIMLYQMFEKHGFGVLRYNSRGVGRSQGQYDQGIGELEDAAYVLDYIENMAESPRYVWCAGYSFGAWITLQLLMRRPEIDGFLAISPPANHYDLSFLAPCPASGLIVSGDSDAVSSPEDVERALTKVRVQKGEEIERTTVKGANHFYQDRRDELIGTCEEYLLRRLAAAEEKLRLEAEGD, from the coding sequence ATGGCAGAACTCATCATTCCGGGCCCTCAGGGCCGTATCGAAGCGCGTTACACAGAGCCGCCATATGACGGCGCCCCGATTGCGCTGATCCTTCATCCCCACCCGAAAGCCGGTGGCACGATGCAGGACCCGATCTCGATCATGCTGTACCAGATGTTCGAGAAGCATGGCTTCGGCGTCCTGCGCTACAATTCGCGCGGCGTCGGCCGCAGCCAGGGCCAGTACGACCAGGGCATCGGCGAGCTGGAAGACGCGGCCTATGTTCTTGATTACATTGAAAACATGGCAGAGAGCCCGCGCTATGTCTGGTGCGCAGGCTACTCTTTCGGTGCCTGGATCACGCTTCAGCTGCTGATGCGCCGCCCGGAAATCGATGGCTTCCTCGCCATTTCTCCGCCGGCCAACCACTATGACCTGTCCTTCCTGGCACCATGCCCGGCCTCAGGCCTCATCGTGTCCGGCGACAGCGATGCGGTTTCTTCTCCGGAAGACGTGGAGCGCGCGCTCACCAAGGTTCGCGTCCAGAAGGGCGAGGAAATCGAGCGCACCACGGTCAAAGGGGCAAACCACTTCTATCAGGACCGCCGCGATGAGCTGATCGGCACCTGCGAAGAATACCTCCTCCGGCGCCTTGCTGCCGCCGAGGAAAAACTGCGCCTCGAAGCTGAAGGCGACTAG
- a CDS encoding cysteine desulfurase family protein produces MIYADHNATSPLRPEAREAMLAVYDMGAVNPSSVHTAGRAARGVVERARTTLGGAIGSRAEDIVFTSGGTESDSLAVHGAVAGLEGKCTLIVSALEHEAIGKAAAHSGVLMETAYLTSAGTVDLEDLASRLKSWDHASKGTPVLCLMLANNETGILQPVAEAAALIREAGGLTICDAVQGLGKVSVNVGLLGVDYLAVSAHKIGGPQGAGALWHRAGAPLKAVQYGGGQERGLRSGTENVAAIAGFGAAVEAAMRDLPKYQALGALRDAMEARLEAEGGVIVTGKGSPRLAGVSNFAKPGFPAETQVMAMDLAGVCVSAGSACSSGKVRRSLVLMAMGADDTLAESAIRTSFGWSTLPSDFDGVADAWLKAAGRIIAKEKA; encoded by the coding sequence ATGATCTATGCAGACCACAATGCGACCAGCCCGCTGCGCCCCGAAGCGCGCGAGGCCATGCTGGCCGTCTATGACATGGGCGCGGTGAATCCGTCTTCCGTGCACACTGCCGGGCGCGCCGCACGAGGCGTGGTTGAGCGGGCGCGGACCACGCTCGGCGGCGCGATCGGAAGCCGGGCTGAAGACATCGTTTTCACCTCCGGGGGCACCGAATCCGACAGCCTCGCCGTGCATGGCGCGGTGGCGGGCCTGGAAGGCAAGTGCACGCTAATCGTTTCTGCGCTGGAGCACGAAGCCATTGGCAAGGCTGCGGCGCATTCCGGCGTCCTCATGGAAACGGCTTATCTCACCTCCGCCGGGACCGTTGACCTCGAAGACCTCGCAAGCCGTCTGAAGTCATGGGACCATGCTTCGAAAGGCACGCCTGTGCTATGCCTGATGCTCGCGAACAATGAGACAGGCATCCTCCAGCCGGTGGCAGAAGCGGCCGCGCTGATACGCGAAGCCGGCGGACTGACTATCTGCGACGCCGTGCAGGGGCTCGGCAAAGTGTCGGTGAATGTCGGCCTGCTCGGCGTCGATTACCTCGCGGTGAGCGCTCACAAGATTGGCGGACCGCAGGGCGCAGGGGCGCTCTGGCACCGGGCAGGCGCCCCGCTGAAGGCCGTTCAGTATGGCGGCGGGCAGGAGCGGGGGCTTCGCTCGGGCACGGAAAACGTCGCCGCGATTGCCGGGTTCGGCGCAGCGGTCGAAGCCGCGATGCGCGATCTGCCGAAATACCAGGCCCTTGGCGCGTTGCGTGATGCCATGGAGGCGCGGTTGGAAGCAGAAGGCGGCGTGATCGTTACAGGCAAAGGCTCACCGCGCCTTGCAGGTGTCTCGAACTTCGCAAAACCGGGTTTCCCGGCGGAAACTCAGGTCATGGCCATGGATCTGGCCGGTGTCTGCGTGTCTGCGGGCTCGGCCTGTTCCTCCGGCAAGGTCAGGCGCAGCCTTGTCCTGATGGCAATGGGCGCGGACGACACCCTTGCAGAATCGGCGATACGCACCAGCTTTGGATGGAGTACACTGCCGTCGGACTTTGACGGCGTCGCCGATGCGTGGCTGAAGGCGGCCGGGCGCATCATCGCGAAGGAAAAAGCGTAA